The proteins below come from a single Ptychodera flava strain L36383 chromosome 6, AS_Pfla_20210202, whole genome shotgun sequence genomic window:
- the LOC139135380 gene encoding aminopeptidase N-like: MASNEYDQEKGARQPKESDPLIVSHRGKGSPAPVKRKCLCSSQGCFVTRLWSIFTIFFILLLVSVAVFITYYLTRRHYIDTYGLPPEPQAQPSPAFHGRLSEDLKPINYNVRVTPYLDEEDGDKRFTFDGEVAIQIECFQRTNVIVLHTLKLEVNTSSIAVENLNTSENVIIRRTDGDQEYDFFRIHLGRSLSTGNRYLVSMRYTGTLNSTDANGRLVGFYQSSYESDGDTRYLASTQLETTYARRVFPSFDEPSFKATFGITVVHRNSRSAISNMPIVRNEIDGEWNTTMFDTTVVMSTYLVAIVVSDFEYKETVTDHGIQFRVWSTADNLIATEYALEFGSECLTYFEDLWGIPYPLPKMDMIALPMFSSGAMENWGLITYRDYRMLVFEDDPPSQRQAAALVITHELIHMWFGNLVTLAWWDDTWLNEGFATFYEKAGVERLNPDWQIYEQFYQDMVTFDSLRDDGHFGSHPTVMPVGWYHELRGQFGSQSYERGSAMLMMIISFLGEDVFFEGVNNYLRDKAYGNAARADLWNHLTQADVGRGNHSVEEIMDPWLLQLGYPVVTVTRTANQVTATQERFLLDPNDEPLIPGEYPELGPWSIPLTYIHRDGFSLQQQWLTSESVTFNLSGAGAGDWLLVNINQTGYYRVNYDDDNWMKLIDQLKQGHQALTNQNRAALVDDAFNLGQAQRVNFTIPLELMGYMTNEMDYGPWKAAENGVKYIDRMLKRSALYGDLRRFVNTQISPLYSQFGWHLTALDHVDYHSAVVGIRMACNYGNRNCTNKAGEVFDEWLEDPVSYSLSIDIRATVVCIGLMNGDEVEWDAVHAVLETTRGSPDTRLADDLKQALACSAKPWILQTYMDKYLHTGEATQIISYVANTTTVGFLLAWDYALEHFETLLQIDETAAYDLMWQFSNTMNTPADKDKLDDFGSKYNKMPADSALGFYKARRKVHTNIQWMEKNYQEIEAFLKT, from the exons ATGGCATCAAACGAGTACGACCAGGAAAAGGGTGCCCGCCAACCGAAAGAATCAGACCCACTGATTGTTTCCCACAGAGGCAAGGGCTCACCAGCACCGGTAAAGCGAAAGTGCCTGTGTAGCTCTCAAGGTTGTTTCGTCACCAGGCTGTGGTCCATATTTacaatcttttttattttactccTCGTTTCGGTCGCTGTTTTCATCACGTATTACCTCACAAGGAGACACTACATCGACACCTATGGTTTACCACCAGAGCCCCAAGCTCAACCAAGTCCAGCCTTTCACGGCCGACTTTCTGAAGATTTGAAGCCGATCAACTACAATGTAAGGGTCACCCCTTATTTAGATGAAGAAGACGGAGACAAAAGATTTACTTTTGACGGGGAAGTGGCCATACAAATAGAATGCTTCCAGAGAACAAATGTTATCGTTTTGCACACTTTAAAACTTGAGGTGAACACGTCCTCCATAGCTGTCGAAAATCTCAACACCAGCGAGAATGTAATCATAAGAAGAACTGATGGCGATCAAGAATATGACTTCTTCCGAATACACCTTGGTCGCTCCCTCTCGACGGGGAATCGGTACCTCGTGTCGATGCGCTACACCGGTACACTGAACAGCACCGACGCCAACGGTAGACTTGTTGGATTCTATCAGAGCTCGTATGAGAGTGACGGAGATACCAG ATACCTGGCATCCACACAGCTTGAAACAACCTACGCAAGACGAGTCTTTCCCTCCTTTGACGAACCTTCCTTCAAGGCTACATTTGGCATCACGGTCGTCCACCGAAACAGCAGATCGGCAATTTCCAACATGCCCATTGTCAGAAACGAGATTGACGGAGAGTGGAACACTACCATGTTCGACACCACTGTGGTCATGTCAACTTACCTGGTGGCAATTGTTGTGTCGGACTTTGAGTACAAAGAGACAGTTACCGACCATGGGATACAG TTCCGAGTGTGGTCAACTGCTGACAACCTGATTGCCACTGAGTATGCGCTGGAGTTTGGTAGTGAATGCCTGACGTACTTTGAAGACCTGTGGGGTATCCCGTACCCCTTGCCTAAAATGG ATATGATAGCACTGCCCATGTTCAGTTCTGGAGCCATGGAGAACTGGGGTCTGATCACATACCGTGATTACAGGATGCTGGTTTTTGAAGACGATCCTCCATCACAGAGACAAGCAGCAGCATTGGTGATAACCCATGAGTTAATTCATATG TGGTTCGGCAACCTAGTGACTCTAGCCTGGTGGGATGATACCTGGCTGAACGAAGGTTTTGCAACATTCTATGAGAAGGCTGGTGTGGAAAGACTAAATCCTGACTGGCAGATC TATGAACAATTTTACCAAGACATGGTGACGTTTGATTCATTACGGGATGATGGACATTTTGGCTCTCATCCCACAGTGATGCCTGTTGGCTGGTATCATGAGTTGAGAGGTCAGTTCGGATCCCAATCCTATGAACGG GGTTCTGCTATGCTGATGATGATTATATCTTTTCTTGGAGAAGACGTCTTCTTTGAAGGAGTCAACAACTATCTGAGAGATAAAGCCTACGGCAATGCTGCCAGAGCTGACTTATGGAATCACTTGACACAG GCCGACGTCGGCAGAGGAAACCACAGTGTCGAAGAAATCATGGATCCCTGGCTTCTGCAACTTGGCTATCCTGTTGTCACGGTAACCAGGACAGCCAATCAAGTGACAGCAACGCAAGAACGGTTTCTACTTGACCCCAATGATGAACCTTTGATACCGGGAGAATATCCTGAACTAGG GCCATGGTCTATACCACTAACATATATCCATAGAGATGGATTTTCACTCCAACAACAGTGGTTGACTTCAGAATCAG TGACCTTTAACCTGTCTGGTGCTGGTGCAGGTGATTGGCTGTTGGTGAACATTAACCAGACTGGATACTATAGAGTCAATTACGATGATGATAACTGGATGAAGTTAATTGATCAGTTGAAGCAAGGTCACCAAGCACTAACAAATCAGAATAGGGCAGCTCTGGTTGATGATGCCTTCAACCTTGGCCAGGCCCAGAGGGTGAACTTCACCATTCCGCTGGAACTCATGGGTTACATGACTAATGAAATGGACTACGGACCCTGGAAAGCCGCCGAGAATGGCGTCAAGTACATTGACAGAATGTTGAAAAGATCAGCCCTGTATGGCGATCTTAGG AGATTTGTAAACACCCAGATTAGTCCTCTGTACAGTCAGTTTGGATGGCATCTGACAGCATTGGATCACGTAGACTA TCATAGCGCAGTAGTTGGCATTCGAATGGCATGTAACTACGGCAACAGAAATTGTACCAACAAAGCTGGAGAGGTCTTTGATGAATGGTTAGAAGATCCCGTGTCATACAG CCTTAGCATAGATATCAGAGCCACTGTTGTATGCATTGGCCTTATGAACGGAGATGAAGTCGAATGGGACGCTGTCCACGCCGTCCTTGAGACCACACGTGGTTCTCCAGATACCAGGCTTGCAGACGACCTCAAGCAAGCCCTGGCATGCAGCGCTAAGCCGTGGATATTACAGACGTACATGGACAAGTACCTGCACACCGGTGAAGCCACTCAGATTATCAGCTATGTGGCTAATACCACAACTGTTGGGTTTCTGCTGGCCTGGGATTATGCCCTGGAGCACTTTGAGACCCTTTTGCAGAT TGATGAGACTGCAGCGTATGATTTGATGTGGCAGTTTAGCAACACCATGAACACACCAGCCGACAAAGACAAG TTGGATGACTTTGGCAGCAAATACAATAAGATGCCGGCAGACAGTGCTCTAGGTTTCTATAAGGCCAGGAGAAAAGTGCACACCAATATCCAGTGGATGGAGAAGAACTATCAAGAAATTGAAGCCTTTCTCAAAACATGA
- the LOC139135370 gene encoding glycerate kinase-like encodes MVVMIARIFAELRVSLISNKCNLLRESLSPLRRSRKMSSEAKPCPEIDAVGIFDAGVEAVLPHQMVKNTLVVRDNELVVEDRSYSLHHNVHVVAFGKAVIGMVRATNDIIGEHLVSCIASVPLGMKAALTKANKLDLIPKETSTLKLIEGAPNNLPDEAACRAARDIENLALKLTADDLLIVLMSGGGSALLPSPAPSITLEEKYKVSKVLAAKGATINQLNTVRKNISTLKGGGLVKAAIPAKVISLILSDIIGDYMGLIASGPTVPNDSTARDCIDIIEHLHAADELPQSVMNFLHTQAIKSSSKQRGHCDFSHVQNVIVGSNSVAVKAAVSEAGKRGYLSTVLSTVIDGEARDIGDVFARVASLIYHAFEGDDSKVADIAASLSGKLSSDVMQVADFARKYASDKKPICVIGAGETTVTVSGSGKGGRNQELALATSLAMNKMPVYEDMISKGYKVIFLSAGTDGQDGPTDAAGAFAYPGLVTRALEAGLDANQYLHNNDSYNFYSEFDEGKSLIITGLTGTNVMDLQVLLVVPPV; translated from the exons ATGGTAGTAATGATAGCTAGAATATTTGCAGAATTAAG AGTTTCACTCATCTCAAATAAATGCAACTTACTGAGGGAGAGTCTGAGTCCTCTGAGAAGATCAAGGAAAATGTCTTCTGAAGCCAAACCTTGCCCGGAGATTGATGCTGTGGGAATATTTGATGCTGGAGTTGAGGCAGTGTTGCCCCATCAAATGGTCAAAAACACGCTGGTCGTTAGGGACAATGAACTTGTAGTGGAGGACAGGTCATATAGCTTGCATCACAACGTTCATGTGGTTGCATTTGGCAAGGCTGTCATTGGAATGGTGCGTGCAACCAATGACATCATAGGAGAGCACCTTGTGAGTTGCATTGCTAGCGTCCCTCTTGGAATGAAAGCAGCTTTGACCAAAGCTAATAAATT AGACTTAATTCCAAAAGAAACTTCCACACTGAAACTGATCGAGGGTGCCCCAAACAATTTACCAGATGAGGCTGCTTGTAGAGCAGCCAGGGATATTGAAAATCTTGCACTGAAATTGACAGCGGATGATCTTCTTATTGTACTCATGTCTG GTGGTGGGTCAGCATTGCTGCCATCACCGGCGCCATCTATCACCCTGGAAGAGAAGTACAAAGTGAGCAAAGTACTGGCTGCCAAAGGTGCCACAATAAACCAACTGAACACGGTGAGAAAGAATATATCTACACTGAAAGGTGGTGGCCTTGTAAAGGCAGCCATTCCAGCCAAG GTTATTTCACTCATCTTGTCCGATATCATTGGTGATTACATGGGTCTGATAGCCAGCGGACCCACAGTGCCCAACGATTCCACTGCCAGGGATTGCATTGACATCATTGAACATTTGCACGCTGCAGATGAGCTACCGCAATCAGTGATGAACTTCCTCCACACGCAGGCAATCAAAAGTTCTTCAAAGCAGAGAGGGCACTGTGATTTCTCCCATGTGCAGAATGTGATAGTCGGCAGCAATAGCGTCGCAGTAAAGGCGGCAGTCAGCGAAGCTGGGAAACGCGGCTATCTGTCCACAGTTCTGTCAACCGTGATCGACGGTGAGGCAAGAGACATTGGGGATGTGTTTGCTCGCGTGGCTTCTTTGATTTATCATGCCTTTGAAGGTGATGATAGCAAGGTAGCTGATATCGCAGCGAGTCTTAGTGGAAAGCTTAGCAGTGACGTCATGCAGGTTGCTGACTTTGCCCGCAAATATGCCTCAGATAAAAAACCTATCTGTGTGATTGGAGCTGGCGAAACGACGGTCACTGTCAGTGGAAGTGGTAAAGGTGGACGAAACCAGGAGCTAGCGCTGGCCACATCACTAGCCATGAACAAAATGCCGGTATACGAAGACATGATTAGCAAGGGCTACAAAGTGATATTTCTCAGTGCTGGTACAGACGGACAAGACGGGCCCACTGACGCTGCCGGGGCATTTGCTTATCCGGGTCTGGTAACAAGGGCCCTGGAAGCTGGATTAGATGCCAATCAATACCTTCATAATAATGATTCCTATAATTTCTACAGTGAGTTTGATGAAGGGAAAAGCTTGATCATCACAGGACTGACTGGAACCAACGTCATGGATCTCCAAGTCTTACTTGTTGTGCCTCCTGTGTGA